The nucleotide window TTTCAGTATTACGAATTTCATGAATTTCCATGATCTTATCAATTGGAACTTCGCGGTTATTCTAAATACGGTGTTCATTTTCATCATCGCCTGCTTCTCGCTGTTCCTTGCAGCAAAACGAAGCTACTCTAATCTGAAGATGGTCGGTATTGGCTTATTGTTCTTCGGGATTATTAAGATGATTTTCTTTGATTTATCAGAGCTCGACATTCTGATTCGTTCGATTTCGTTCATTATTATCGGTGCAATCGGACTTGTCATTTCAAACAAGCTGCTCGGAAAAGGAAAAGACGAATAGTTGCTGATATGAAAATAGTCTGGGCGATTTTGCTCAGGCTATTTTTTATTTCAATTCGTCGAAATTAAAATGGTATTATGTTATATTTAGTGTATTATTACACGAGGTGATTCGATGGATCGAGATATTATCATACAAATAACATCGGAAAGTTTGAAACTTATCCGCACAGAAAATAATTACACACAAGATAAAATGGCCGAAATTTTGGGTATTTCAAAAAAGACGCTCGTACAAATCGAAAAAGAGCGGACTTATGCAAACTGGACAACAACGATTGCGATCTGTGCCCTATTCCGTCATAGTGAAACATTGCAAAACCGTATTGGCGGCGATCCGATGGAAGTCATCGAACTTACCGCGCATAATGTCATCATTGCCCCACGTGAAAAAACGATGGGCGGCTATATATGGTGGAAGAACATCGATGAATATAAAAATCACCGACTTCAGCAAAATCTTTTAAGCAAACATTACCGCATTTTAGACGACGAAAACTATCGAATCATCAGTACATTTGAGGAAGATGTCGTAATGGAAAAATGGCAAGGAATAAAATCCGTCATTTAAATTAATAGTTGTAGTCCTGCTGATCGGCAAATCCCCTGTCAGCAGGATTTTTTTATACTGGCAATCGGTTTATTTCGGATGAAACCGTTTTAGGCCGCTTGTCGTAAATAAAACTTCTCCCGTTGCAAATAAACTTCGAAATTCGGGTATATTTGATTAGACAACTCTTTTAAGGATGTGGGTAGGATGTGGAAGGAAATTTATGCGGATTTACATATACATATCGGGCGTACTTATAAAGGACGGGCAGTCAAAATAACAGGAAGCAAAAACCTGACGCTGACAAATATTCTGGAAACCGCTACTTCTAGAAAAGGATTGGATTTAATCGGCATTATCGATTGTCAATCACCGGAAGTAATCGAAGAAGTAGAACAGCTTCTTCAAGAACAAAAAGCAACAGAATTAACTGAAGGCGGCATCCGTT belongs to Solibacillus sp. FSL W7-1436 and includes:
- a CDS encoding helix-turn-helix transcriptional regulator; translated protein: MDRDIIIQITSESLKLIRTENNYTQDKMAEILGISKKTLVQIEKERTYANWTTTIAICALFRHSETLQNRIGGDPMEVIELTAHNVIIAPREKTMGGYIWWKNIDEYKNHRLQQNLLSKHYRILDDENYRIISTFEEDVVMEKWQGIKSVI